Proteins co-encoded in one Pseudorhizobium banfieldiae genomic window:
- a CDS encoding MFS transporter, translating into MLDILKNRTYRHLFMAQVIALIGTGLATVALGLLAYDIAGAEAGAVLGTALAIKMIAYVGVAPVAGAFAEVLPRRPMLVTLDLIRAGVALCLPFVTEVWQVYVLIFVLQSSSAAFTPTFQATIPDVLPEEKDYTRALSLSRLAYDLESLVSPALAALLLTAVSFHSLFGGTVIGFLASATLVVSVVLPKATKSERRSIYNRTTRGIRLYLATPRLRGLLAISLAVSAAGSMVIVNTVVFVQAQFGLRQEDTALALAAFGGGSMLAAFALPKLLDQLPDRPVMVGGSGILVAGLVATAFVETYSSLLLIWFVLGIGYSAAQTPSGRLLRRSSHPEDRPALFSAQFALSHACWLITYPLAGWLGASIGLGETALVLSVIAVTGLVAALYLWPSSADLEIEHSHEDLPDQDPHLQEGTRRGRDRHSHAIVIDRLHPEWPR; encoded by the coding sequence ATGCTGGACATCCTAAAGAACCGAACCTACCGGCACCTGTTCATGGCGCAGGTCATCGCGCTCATTGGGACCGGGCTCGCGACCGTCGCGCTCGGCCTGCTTGCCTACGACATCGCTGGCGCGGAAGCAGGCGCAGTTCTGGGGACGGCACTTGCCATAAAGATGATCGCCTATGTGGGTGTCGCTCCCGTAGCGGGCGCATTCGCGGAAGTTCTCCCTCGCCGCCCCATGCTGGTAACCCTAGACCTCATACGGGCGGGCGTGGCGCTTTGCCTGCCGTTCGTTACGGAGGTCTGGCAGGTCTATGTCCTGATCTTCGTTCTGCAGTCTTCCTCGGCAGCGTTCACGCCGACCTTCCAGGCGACGATCCCGGATGTGCTCCCCGAGGAGAAGGATTATACGCGAGCCCTTTCCCTTTCACGTCTCGCCTACGATCTCGAAAGCCTCGTCAGCCCTGCTCTGGCGGCACTCCTTCTGACGGCCGTCTCGTTCCATTCCCTGTTCGGCGGAACGGTGATCGGCTTTCTTGCCTCCGCCACACTGGTAGTTTCGGTCGTCCTACCTAAGGCGACCAAGTCCGAGCGCCGCAGCATCTACAACCGAACTACGCGCGGTATCCGTCTCTACCTCGCCACTCCAAGACTGCGGGGACTGCTGGCGATCAGCTTGGCCGTCTCGGCAGCGGGTTCAATGGTCATCGTCAACACTGTCGTTTTCGTCCAGGCGCAGTTCGGTCTGAGGCAGGAAGACACGGCACTGGCGCTTGCGGCCTTCGGTGGCGGTTCCATGCTGGCGGCCTTCGCCCTTCCAAAGCTGCTGGATCAGTTGCCTGACCGTCCGGTGATGGTGGGAGGCTCGGGGATTCTGGTTGCCGGGCTCGTGGCGACGGCCTTTGTCGAGACCTATTCTTCGCTGCTTCTGATCTGGTTCGTACTGGGCATCGGTTACTCCGCCGCTCAGACGCCATCGGGACGCCTGCTGCGGCGCTCCTCCCATCCGGAAGATCGTCCAGCCCTGTTCTCAGCACAGTTTGCCCTGTCGCATGCCTGCTGGCTCATCACCTATCCGCTTGCCGGATGGCTGGGAGCCTCAATCGGCCTCGGTGAAACGGCGCTTGTCCTGTCGGTTATCGCTGTGACTGGACTTGTCGCCGCACTCTACCTATGGCCTTCCTCAGCTGACCTGGAGATCGAGCACAGTCATGAGGACTTGCCTGACCAGGACCCGCATCTGCAGGAAGGGACGCGTCGTGGCCGCGATCGCCACAGCCACGCCATCGTGATTGACCGTCTGCATCCCGAATGGCCGCGCTGA
- the nirK gene encoding copper-containing nitrite reductase, with protein MTSRTLFRAGLAVALLSATAMPVLADATHNHPAANGTAAAPLDIVRAATDLAPSVGARGPEMIKVKLDTVEVTGSLADGATYHYWTFNKKVPGPFVRARVGDTVEVELTNLADSSERHSVDFHAVTGPGGGAEATDAAPGETKGFTFKAMRPGLYVYHCAIPLAAHHIANGMYGLILVEPEGGLPPVDREFYVMQGEVYTKQAYGTKGKLTESIDRLTDETPEYYVFNGAANALTGDNALTAKVGETVRIYFGVGGPNKTSSFHVIGEIFDRAYQLASLTTEPLTDVQTINVPPGGAAVVDMTMDVPGEYVLVDHALSRAARGLVGKLVVDGNEQTEIFKAATTRTAQAEHGRHETH; from the coding sequence ATGACCAGCAGAACACTCTTCCGCGCCGGCCTCGCCGTCGCGCTCCTGTCGGCGACGGCAATGCCGGTGCTGGCCGACGCCACCCACAACCATCCGGCGGCGAACGGGACTGCTGCTGCTCCCCTCGATATCGTACGGGCGGCGACAGACCTTGCTCCGTCAGTAGGTGCGAGGGGACCGGAAATGATCAAGGTGAAGCTCGACACGGTCGAAGTTACTGGCAGCCTGGCGGACGGCGCGACCTACCACTACTGGACCTTCAACAAGAAGGTTCCGGGCCCCTTCGTCCGAGCAAGAGTCGGCGACACCGTCGAAGTTGAACTAACCAACCTTGCCGATAGCAGTGAACGCCACAGCGTGGACTTCCATGCGGTCACGGGACCGGGAGGCGGAGCGGAGGCGACGGACGCCGCACCCGGCGAGACCAAGGGCTTCACCTTCAAAGCAATGCGGCCGGGCCTTTACGTCTACCACTGCGCCATACCGCTTGCGGCACACCATATTGCCAACGGCATGTACGGGTTGATCCTGGTGGAACCGGAAGGTGGTCTTCCTCCGGTGGACCGCGAGTTCTACGTGATGCAAGGTGAGGTTTACACGAAACAGGCCTATGGCACGAAGGGCAAGCTGACTGAGAGCATCGACAGGTTGACGGACGAGACGCCGGAATACTATGTGTTCAACGGCGCAGCCAATGCACTGACCGGCGACAATGCGCTGACCGCGAAGGTCGGCGAGACTGTCCGCATCTACTTCGGTGTCGGCGGCCCCAACAAGACGTCGAGCTTCCACGTGATCGGCGAAATCTTCGACAGGGCCTATCAACTAGCATCTCTAACAACCGAGCCACTGACGGACGTCCAGACCATCAACGTTCCTCCGGGCGGCGCTGCGGTGGTCGATATGACCATGGACGTTCCCGGTGAGTATGTGCTGGTGGATCACGCTCTGTCACGGGCAGCGCGTGGCCTAGTGGGCAAGCTCGTCGTCGACGGAAACGAGCAGACGGAAATCTTCAAAGCAGCAACGACACGCACTGCCCAGGCGGAACACGGTAGACACGAGACACACTGA
- a CDS encoding DUF6692 family protein, whose product MKNSLLSLLLLTSASLLSGCGEREAADDIISPPRSEEAARVLSGEEAIAGADIPTLDPATMVDAEIAKVLGSPAQCTFRYTSAGKPILALKGTPGGTATTAVLKVNAHLVELQPAGGDGNLVLTSGPISVTLAADDVQAEEKVEADMVFAIGESLRVGYSGYYQCGG is encoded by the coding sequence ATGAAGAACTCCCTCCTTTCACTGCTGCTCCTTACCTCGGCCAGTCTCCTTTCGGGATGTGGCGAACGGGAAGCTGCTGACGACATCATTAGTCCTCCGCGTTCTGAAGAGGCTGCCCGCGTGCTATCCGGTGAGGAAGCCATAGCTGGCGCTGATATACCCACACTCGATCCGGCGACCATGGTGGACGCGGAGATCGCCAAAGTCCTTGGTTCGCCTGCACAGTGCACGTTCAGATACACGAGTGCTGGCAAGCCGATACTTGCCCTCAAGGGAACACCGGGCGGTACCGCGACAACTGCTGTCCTAAAGGTGAACGCTCACCTAGTGGAACTACAGCCAGCTGGCGGGGACGGCAACCTCGTCCTGACCTCTGGGCCCATCAGCGTCACTCTCGCCGCCGATGATGTCCAAGCGGAAGAGAAGGTGGAAGCCGACATGGTATTCGCGATTGGTGAGAGCCTGCGCGTGGGATATTCAGGTTACTACCAGTGCGGCGGCTAG
- a CDS encoding DUF305 domain-containing protein, whose protein sequence is MSYWRFAAMIATSTVVMYGLMYLNTYALEHVFWSETRAWMALVMGSTMAVIMLAFMLGMYKKQMLNMAIFGGSVAVFALSLWLVRSQVTVDDAEYMSAMIPHHSIAIMTSERAQISDPRVRKLADEIIEAQEREIAEMKYLIEDLEERD, encoded by the coding sequence ATGTCCTACTGGCGCTTTGCCGCCATGATCGCGACATCGACGGTCGTGATGTACGGCCTGATGTATCTGAACACCTATGCGCTGGAGCACGTCTTCTGGAGCGAGACCCGAGCCTGGATGGCCCTGGTCATGGGATCGACTATGGCGGTCATCATGCTCGCCTTCATGCTCGGTATGTACAAGAAGCAGATGCTCAACATGGCCATCTTCGGCGGGTCCGTCGCGGTCTTCGCCTTGTCGCTGTGGCTCGTCCGCAGCCAGGTGACGGTCGACGACGCCGAGTACATGAGCGCGATGATCCCGCATCATTCGATTGCCATCATGACGAGTGAGCGTGCGCAGATTTCCGATCCCCGCGTTCGAAAGCTGGCCGACGAGATCATCGAGGCCCAGGAGCGGGAGATCGCAGAGATGAAGTATCTGATCGAGGACCTGGAGGAGCGTGACTGA
- a CDS encoding c-type cytochrome, protein MQENKKTGMLAFLVGIGAALVALFLGTVAYVYLGGYNIAATEEHSSFTRWVLDTNFHQSVEGGGASVSGPEQLTPEMAAAGASPYKEMCQHCHSAPGGERASWAEGMRPLPPHLTEAAAEWEPSEVFWLVKHGAKMTGMPAFGPNHSDEDIWNIVAFVKRLPAMTSQEYERLTTEAGSSANAPPVQQ, encoded by the coding sequence ATGCAAGAGAACAAGAAGACAGGAATGTTGGCATTCCTCGTTGGAATAGGAGCGGCGCTCGTGGCGCTGTTCCTCGGCACCGTCGCCTACGTTTATCTCGGTGGCTACAACATCGCAGCCACCGAGGAACATAGCTCGTTTACGAGGTGGGTGCTCGATACCAACTTTCATCAATCTGTAGAAGGCGGCGGCGCGAGTGTTTCCGGTCCTGAACAGCTGACGCCGGAAATGGCCGCTGCCGGTGCCTCTCCCTACAAGGAGATGTGCCAGCACTGCCATTCGGCCCCTGGCGGGGAGCGTGCATCCTGGGCTGAAGGCATGCGGCCGCTGCCACCCCATCTGACGGAGGCCGCCGCCGAGTGGGAGCCGTCGGAGGTGTTCTGGCTGGTCAAGCACGGAGCGAAGATGACTGGCATGCCAGCCTTCGGTCCCAACCATAGCGACGAAGACATCTGGAACATCGTCGCCTTCGTAAAGCGGCTGCCAGCGATGACGTCGCAGGAGTACGAGCGATTGACAACGGAAGCCGGGTCCAGCGCGAACGCGCCTCCGGTCCAACAGTAA
- a CDS encoding four-helix bundle copper-binding protein, whose protein sequence is MHHISSDMKQCIDDCLGCYSECLSMAMGHCLELGGEHTEPKHFRLMMACAEICRTSAHFMLIGTEHHKHTCRECAEICRQCADDCERIGDMQACVDACRKCADSCERMAQ, encoded by the coding sequence ATGCACCATATCTCTTCCGATATGAAGCAGTGCATCGACGATTGTCTCGGCTGCTACAGCGAATGCCTCTCCATGGCGATGGGACACTGCCTGGAACTAGGTGGCGAGCACACGGAACCGAAGCACTTCAGGCTGATGATGGCCTGCGCCGAGATTTGCCGCACCTCGGCCCATTTCATGCTGATCGGCACCGAGCACCACAAGCACACTTGCCGCGAATGTGCGGAGATATGCCGCCAGTGCGCCGATGACTGCGAGCGTATCGGCGACATGCAGGCTTGCGTCGACGCCTGCCGCAAGTGTGCTGATAGTTGCGAGCGTATGGCGCAGTAG
- a CDS encoding DUF305 domain-containing protein — protein sequence MKTYVKLAAAALALSAAILASVNPAAADPTFPDKCKGDMPMGSQPMPVGGQGSNSGQGPMADLTDYQQASLEAMMSMNQKMMQGMMKDDPDVSFICGLIAHHLGAIDMAKVELEHGDNEEAKATAQKVIDDQTKEVERLTEWVDEEVKE from the coding sequence ATGAAGACGTACGTCAAACTCGCAGCCGCCGCGCTCGCTCTCTCCGCTGCCATACTCGCATCCGTTAATCCTGCCGCAGCCGACCCGACATTCCCCGACAAGTGCAAGGGCGACATGCCAATGGGCAGTCAACCGATGCCAGTGGGCGGACAAGGCTCCAATAGTGGTCAGGGGCCGATGGCCGACCTCACTGACTATCAGCAGGCCTCGCTGGAGGCGATGATGTCGATGAACCAGAAGATGATGCAGGGGATGATGAAGGACGATCCCGACGTCTCCTTCATCTGCGGCCTCATCGCACATCATCTCGGTGCAATCGACATGGCGAAGGTCGAGCTGGAGCACGGCGACAACGAAGAGGCGAAGGCGACCGCGCAGAAGGTCATCGATGATCAGACTAAAGAAGTCGAGCGACTGACTGAGTGGGTCGACGAAGAAGTGAAGGAGTAG